A window of the Pseudomonas fluorescens genome harbors these coding sequences:
- a CDS encoding flavin reductase family protein: protein MIDAAVYKQVMGSFPSGVTVITTLDDDGQIVGLTASAFSSLSMDPALVLFCPNYSSDSYPVLIKNKRFAIHVLSGGQQSEAYAFARKGKDKAQGIEWTLSELGNPILANATAIIECELWREYEGGDHAIMVGAVKNLIVPHQDAGPLVYCHGKMGALPAFA from the coding sequence ATGATCGATGCTGCCGTCTACAAACAAGTCATGGGCTCGTTCCCGTCCGGCGTTACCGTCATCACCACGCTTGATGACGACGGCCAGATCGTCGGCCTCACTGCCAGCGCCTTCAGCTCGCTGTCGATGGACCCGGCCCTGGTGCTGTTCTGCCCCAACTACAGTTCCGACTCCTACCCTGTCCTGATCAAGAACAAACGCTTTGCCATTCACGTGTTGTCCGGCGGCCAGCAGAGCGAAGCCTATGCCTTCGCCCGCAAAGGCAAGGACAAGGCGCAGGGCATCGAGTGGACGCTAAGCGAACTGGGCAACCCGATCCTGGCCAACGCGACAGCTATCATCGAATGTGAGCTGTGGCGCGAATACGAAGGCGGCGACCACGCGATCATGGTCGGCGCGGTGAAAAACCTCATCGTCCCTCATCAGGACGCCGGCCCGCTGGTGTATTGCCACGGCAAGATGGGTGCCCTGCCCGCCTTCGCCTGA
- a CDS encoding Dyp-type peroxidase: MLTSLSSQSTTPGATIIDTPDPQAVCSPITSAAIFIVATLNAEAEYAEKVRVWCADIAGLTRSVGKRVPSGNLSCVCGFSSRAWDRLFGSPRPASLHDFREFGVEGRRAVSTPGDLLLHIRADQMDLCFELATQLMSALDGAVTVTDEVQGFRYFDMRSIIGFVDGTENPVGRKAEHFTLVGDEDSTFSGGSYVLVQKYLHNMKAWNELSVEAQERVIGRTKLSDIELDDSVKPSNSHSALTTITKDGEEVKILRDNMPFGRPGAGEFGTYFIGYARSPEPLEQMLENMFVGNPPGNYDRLLDFSTAVTGSLFFVPSADLLEELAER, translated from the coding sequence TTGCTAACCTCGCTGTCGAGTCAGTCCACCACTCCGGGAGCCACGATCATCGACACGCCAGATCCTCAAGCCGTCTGCAGCCCGATCACCAGCGCTGCCATCTTCATCGTGGCGACCCTTAACGCCGAGGCCGAGTACGCCGAAAAAGTCCGTGTCTGGTGCGCCGATATCGCAGGGCTGACGCGCTCGGTTGGCAAGCGCGTTCCCTCGGGAAACCTTTCCTGTGTTTGCGGATTTTCTTCCAGAGCGTGGGATCGTCTGTTCGGCAGTCCACGCCCCGCATCCCTGCATGACTTCCGCGAATTTGGCGTAGAAGGGCGGCGCGCCGTCTCCACGCCTGGCGACCTGCTGCTGCACATTCGAGCCGATCAGATGGACCTGTGTTTTGAACTGGCGACGCAGTTGATGTCGGCGCTGGACGGCGCCGTGACGGTGACCGACGAGGTGCAGGGTTTTCGCTATTTCGACATGCGCAGCATCATCGGTTTTGTCGATGGCACGGAAAATCCGGTGGGCCGCAAAGCCGAGCATTTCACCCTCGTGGGTGACGAGGATTCCACGTTCAGCGGCGGGAGTTACGTACTGGTGCAGAAGTACCTGCACAACATGAAGGCGTGGAACGAGTTGTCGGTCGAAGCGCAGGAGCGGGTGATCGGGCGCACCAAACTGTCCGATATCGAGCTGGACGATTCGGTCAAACCGAGCAATTCCCACAGCGCGTTGACAACCATCACCAAGGACGGCGAAGAGGTGAAAATCCTGCGCGACAACATGCCGTTCGGCCGGCCAGGCGCTGGGGAGTTCGGTACTTACTTCATTGGCTATGCGCGTTCGCCCGAGCCGCTGGAGCAGATGCTGGAGAACATGTTCGTTGGCAACCCACCCGGTAATTACGACCGGTTGCTGGACTTCAGCACGGCAGTCACCGGCAGTCTGTTCTTCGTGCCTTCGGCGGATTTGCTGGAAGAACTGGCAGAGCGATAA
- a CDS encoding purine-cytosine permease family protein, giving the protein MSQMSRQDPLIENHTVDYVPLAERHGKARDLFTLWFSTNIAPLPIVTGAMVVQVFHLDLFWGLLAIALGHMIGGVVIALASAQGPRMGIPQMVQSRGQFGRYGALLIVFFAAIIYIGFFISNIVLAGKSIVGIAPSVPAPLSILIGALSATAIGVIGYNFIHTLNRIGTWVMGSALLAGFIYIFAHELPADFFTRGSFNLSGWLATVSLGIIWQISFSPYVSDYSRYLPADIGISKPFIATYLGATLGTILSFTFGAVAVLATPEGTEAMAAVKQSTGWLGPILMVLFLLNIISHNALNLYGAVLSIITSIQTFASQWTPSIKVRVILSSIVLAGCCVVALGASADFISEFIGLILALLLVLVPWASINLIDFYLIKRGSYDIASIFRADGGIYGRFNLHAIIAYFIGIIVQLPFANTSLYVGPYANLVEGADLSWLVGLIVTCPLYYCLATRGRTQQSKATRLGFTD; this is encoded by the coding sequence ATGTCCCAGATGTCCCGGCAAGATCCGTTGATCGAGAATCACACGGTCGACTATGTTCCACTCGCGGAACGCCACGGGAAGGCCCGCGACCTTTTCACCCTTTGGTTCAGCACCAACATTGCGCCACTGCCCATCGTCACCGGCGCCATGGTGGTTCAGGTGTTTCATCTCGACCTTTTCTGGGGGCTGCTGGCGATTGCGCTGGGGCACATGATCGGCGGCGTGGTGATCGCCCTGGCATCGGCGCAGGGCCCGCGCATGGGTATTCCGCAGATGGTCCAGAGTCGTGGCCAGTTCGGGCGTTACGGTGCGCTGTTGATCGTGTTCTTCGCAGCGATCATCTATATCGGGTTCTTCATTTCCAACATCGTGCTGGCGGGCAAATCCATTGTCGGCATCGCGCCGTCGGTGCCGGCGCCGTTGAGCATTCTGATCGGCGCCCTGAGCGCTACCGCCATTGGTGTGATTGGCTACAACTTCATCCACACGCTAAACCGTATTGGCACCTGGGTGATGGGTAGCGCGCTGCTGGCGGGGTTCATCTACATCTTTGCCCATGAGTTGCCGGCGGACTTCTTTACCCGTGGCAGCTTCAATCTTTCGGGATGGCTGGCGACGGTGTCGCTGGGGATCATCTGGCAGATCAGTTTCTCGCCGTATGTCTCCGACTATTCCCGTTACCTGCCGGCGGACATCGGGATCAGCAAGCCCTTTATCGCGACTTACCTGGGCGCCACGCTGGGCACGATTCTGTCGTTCACGTTTGGCGCGGTGGCGGTGCTGGCGACGCCGGAAGGCACAGAAGCGATGGCAGCGGTCAAGCAATCCACCGGTTGGCTGGGACCGATTCTGATGGTGCTGTTCCTGCTCAACATCATCAGCCACAACGCGCTGAATCTGTATGGCGCGGTGCTGTCGATCATCACCTCGATCCAGACCTTCGCCAGCCAATGGACGCCGAGCATCAAGGTTCGAGTGATCTTGTCGAGCATCGTGCTGGCGGGGTGCTGTGTGGTGGCGCTGGGCGCGTCGGCGGATTTCATTTCCGAGTTCATCGGCCTGATTCTGGCGTTGCTGCTGGTGCTGGTGCCGTGGGCGTCGATCAACCTGATCGACTTCTACCTGATCAAGCGCGGCAGCTACGACATCGCCTCTATCTTCCGTGCCGACGGCGGCATTTATGGGCGCTTCAACCTGCACGCGATCATTGCCTACTTCATCGGCATCATCGTGCAGCTGCCGTTCGCCAACACATCGTTGTATGTCGGGCCGTACGCCAATCTGGTGGAAGGCGCGGACCTGTCATGGCTGGTCGGCCTGATCGTGACGTGCCCGCTGTATTACTGCCTGGCGACCCGTGGACGGACGCAGCAGAGCAAGGCGACCCGGTTGGGTTTTACTGACTGA
- a CDS encoding LLM class flavin-dependent oxidoreductase, whose amino-acid sequence MKFSLFVHMERWDESVSHRQLFEDLTELTLMAEAGGFSTVWIGEHHAMEYTISPSPMPLLAYLAAKTTTIHLGAGTIIAPFWHPLRVAGECALLDVISNGRMEVGLARGAYQVEFDRMAGGMPASSGGQALREMVPVVRALWQGDYAHNGEIWKFPTSTSVPKPIQKPNPPMWIAARDPDSHNFAVANGCNVMVTPLMKGDEEVLDLKNKFQTALDNNPDVPRPQLMVLRHTHVHSADDPEGWKVGAKAISRFYRTFDAWFGNKEVPVNGFLAPSPEEKFAGRPEFELESLHKTAMIGTPEEIIPRIKYYQELGVDEFSFWCDNSLPHAEKKKSLELFIKHVVPAFR is encoded by the coding sequence ATGAAATTTTCCCTGTTCGTACACATGGAACGCTGGGACGAAAGCGTCAGCCACCGTCAACTGTTCGAAGACCTGACCGAACTGACGTTGATGGCCGAGGCCGGCGGTTTCAGCACCGTGTGGATCGGCGAACACCACGCCATGGAATACACCATCTCGCCGAGCCCGATGCCGCTCCTGGCCTACCTCGCGGCCAAAACCACCACCATCCACCTGGGCGCCGGCACCATCATCGCGCCGTTCTGGCACCCGCTGCGGGTCGCCGGTGAATGCGCCCTGCTCGACGTGATCAGCAACGGCCGGATGGAAGTCGGCCTGGCGCGTGGCGCCTATCAGGTTGAATTCGATCGCATGGCCGGCGGCATGCCCGCCTCGAGCGGTGGCCAGGCACTGCGGGAAATGGTCCCGGTAGTCCGCGCCCTGTGGCAAGGCGATTACGCCCACAATGGCGAGATCTGGAAATTCCCTACCTCCACCAGCGTGCCGAAACCGATCCAGAAGCCCAACCCGCCGATGTGGATCGCCGCCCGCGACCCGGACTCGCACAACTTCGCCGTGGCCAACGGCTGCAACGTGATGGTCACGCCGCTGATGAAGGGCGATGAAGAAGTCCTCGATCTGAAGAACAAATTCCAGACTGCGCTGGACAACAACCCCGATGTGCCGCGTCCGCAATTGATGGTGCTGCGTCACACCCACGTGCACTCGGCGGATGACCCGGAAGGCTGGAAGGTGGGCGCTAAAGCAATCTCACGTTTCTACCGCACGTTCGATGCGTGGTTCGGCAACAAGGAAGTGCCGGTGAACGGCTTCCTGGCACCGAGCCCCGAAGAGAAGTTTGCCGGCCGTCCGGAGTTTGAGCTGGAGAGCCTGCACAAGACGGCCATGATCGGCACGCCGGAAGAGATCATTCCGCGGATCAAGTACTACCAGGAACTGGGGGTGGATGAGTTCAGTTTCTGGTGCGACAACAGCTTGCCGCATGCGGAGAAGAAGAAGTCGCTGGAGCTGTTTATCAAGCATGTGGTGCCGGCGTTTCGGTAA
- a CDS encoding TerC family protein produces the protein MHPINIGEPWMWVAFIVFVLAMLAIDLFVFGGRKAHRVSVREASSWVIAWCMLAMAFAGLLWWYLNGEFGPDIAKVKTLEFLTGYLIEQSLSIDNMFVFVMIFSYFAVPPELQRRVLLYGVLGAIVMRAAMIFAGVWLVSQFTWLLYVFGVFLIITGIKMLVFAEQQPDLDNNPLLRWVRGHLRITNGFHGERFFVLQNGVRWATPMFLVLVLIEASDLMFAVDSIPAIFAVTTDPFIIFTSNIFAIMGLRALYFLLADMADRFHLLKYGLALVLVFIGGKMTVMPWFHMPVEWSLAIVGGLILASVVLSLVLTKDKSPEESQAK, from the coding sequence ATGCACCCCATCAACATCGGCGAACCCTGGATGTGGGTCGCCTTCATCGTTTTTGTCCTCGCCATGCTGGCCATTGACCTGTTCGTCTTCGGTGGGCGCAAGGCGCATCGGGTCTCTGTGCGGGAAGCCTCATCCTGGGTAATTGCCTGGTGCATGCTGGCGATGGCCTTCGCCGGATTGCTCTGGTGGTATCTCAACGGCGAATTCGGTCCCGACATCGCCAAGGTGAAGACCCTGGAGTTCCTCACCGGTTACCTGATCGAGCAATCGCTGTCGATCGACAACATGTTCGTCTTCGTGATGATCTTCAGCTACTTCGCCGTGCCGCCGGAGTTGCAACGCCGAGTGCTGCTGTACGGCGTGCTGGGGGCGATCGTGATGCGCGCGGCGATGATCTTTGCCGGGGTGTGGCTGGTGTCGCAATTCACCTGGCTACTGTATGTGTTCGGCGTATTCCTGATCATCACCGGGATCAAGATGCTGGTGTTTGCCGAGCAGCAACCGGACCTCGATAACAACCCGCTGCTGCGCTGGGTTCGCGGGCATCTGCGGATCACTAACGGCTTTCACGGCGAGCGCTTTTTCGTGCTGCAGAACGGTGTGCGCTGGGCCACGCCGATGTTTCTGGTGCTGGTGCTGATCGAGGCCAGCGACCTGATGTTCGCGGTCGACAGCATCCCGGCGATCTTCGCGGTGACGACCGACCCGTTCATCATTTTCACCTCGAACATCTTCGCGATCATGGGGCTACGGGCGCTGTACTTTTTGCTGGCGGACATGGCCGACCGTTTCCATCTGCTCAAGTACGGACTGGCGCTGGTGCTGGTGTTCATCGGCGGGAAGATGACGGTGATGCCGTGGTTTCACATGCCGGTGGAGTGGTCGCTGGCGATTGTTGGCGGGCTGATTCTGGCGTCGGTGGTGCTGAGTCTGGTGCTGACGAAGGACAAGTCGCCCGAGGAAAGTCAGGCGAAATAA
- a CDS encoding amidase — MIEVTEVSIAQLRAALESGQTTAVELVQAYLARIDAFDGPDTATALNAVIVRNPEALKEAQASDARRAKGETLGPLDGIPYTAKDSYLVKGLTAASGSPAFADLVAQRDAFTIERLRAGGAICLGKTNMPPMANGGMQRGVYGRAESPYNADYLTAPFASGSSNGAGTATAASFSAFGLAEETWSSGRGPASNNGLCAYTPSRGVISVRGNWPLTPTMDVVVPYARTMADLLEVLDVVVAEDTDTRGDLWRLQPWVPIPSVASVRPASYLELAVKSDALAGKRLGVPRMYINADPEAGTSEEPGIGGPTGQRINTRASVIDLWKQARQALEAAGAEVIEVDFPLVSNCEGDRPGAPTVFNRGIVSKEFMHHELWDLSAWAFDDFLRANGDPKLNRLADVDGPKIFPHDPGTLPNREGDLAAGMDEYVRMAERGITPWDQIPTLPDGLRGLEKTRKLDLEDWMDRLGLDAVLFPTNADVGPADADVNPASADIAWSNGIWVANGNLAIRHLGVPTVTVPMGVMADIGMPVGLTFAGRAYDDSTLLRLAAAFEATGSKRLVPPRTPALAAGK; from the coding sequence ATGATCGAAGTCACTGAAGTTTCCATTGCCCAATTGCGCGCGGCGCTCGAATCCGGCCAGACCACGGCGGTTGAACTGGTCCAGGCGTATCTGGCGCGTATCGACGCCTTTGACGGCCCGGACACCGCCACTGCCCTGAACGCAGTGATCGTGCGCAATCCTGAAGCGCTGAAAGAAGCGCAAGCTTCCGATGCACGTCGCGCCAAGGGCGAAACCCTCGGCCCGCTGGACGGCATCCCTTACACCGCCAAGGACAGCTATCTGGTCAAAGGCCTGACCGCCGCGTCCGGCAGCCCGGCCTTCGCCGATCTGGTGGCCCAGCGCGACGCGTTCACCATCGAACGCCTGCGTGCGGGCGGCGCGATCTGCCTGGGCAAGACCAACATGCCGCCGATGGCCAATGGCGGGATGCAGCGCGGAGTCTATGGGCGTGCTGAAAGTCCTTACAACGCTGATTATCTGACTGCGCCGTTTGCATCCGGCTCGTCGAACGGCGCGGGTACCGCCACCGCTGCCAGCTTCTCGGCATTCGGTCTGGCGGAAGAAACCTGGTCGAGCGGTCGCGGCCCGGCGTCGAACAATGGCCTGTGCGCCTACACGCCGTCGCGCGGGGTGATTTCGGTACGCGGCAACTGGCCGCTGACGCCGACCATGGACGTAGTGGTGCCGTACGCCCGCACCATGGCCGATCTGCTGGAAGTGCTCGACGTGGTGGTCGCCGAAGACACCGATACCCGTGGCGACCTGTGGCGCCTGCAACCCTGGGTGCCGATCCCGAGCGTCGCCTCGGTGCGCCCGGCTTCCTATCTCGAACTCGCCGTGAAAAGTGATGCACTGGCCGGCAAACGCCTGGGCGTGCCGCGCATGTACATCAACGCCGACCCTGAGGCCGGCACCAGTGAAGAACCTGGCATCGGCGGCCCGACCGGGCAACGCATCAACACCCGCGCTTCGGTGATCGACCTTTGGAAACAGGCGCGTCAGGCCCTCGAAGCGGCCGGCGCCGAAGTGATCGAAGTGGATTTCCCGCTGGTCTCCAACTGCGAGGGCGATCGTCCGGGTGCACCGACCGTGTTCAATCGCGGCATCGTCTCCAAAGAGTTCATGCACCACGAACTGTGGGACCTGTCGGCCTGGGCCTTCGATGATTTCCTGCGCGCCAACGGCGACCCGAAACTCAACCGTCTGGCAGACGTCGACGGGCCGAAAATCTTCCCGCACGACCCGGGCACCCTGCCCAACCGTGAAGGCGATCTCGCTGCCGGCATGGATGAATACGTGCGCATGGCCGAACGCGGCATCACGCCGTGGGATCAGATCCCCACCCTGCCGGACGGCCTGCGCGGTCTGGAGAAGACCCGCAAGCTCGACCTCGAAGACTGGATGGATCGCCTCGGCCTCGACGCCGTGCTGTTCCCGACCAACGCCGACGTGGGCCCCGCCGACGCCGACGTCAACCCGGCTTCGGCGGACATCGCCTGGAGCAACGGCATCTGGGTCGCCAACGGCAACCTCGCGATCCGCCACCTCGGCGTACCGACCGTCACCGTGCCGATGGGCGTGATGGCAGATATCGGCATGCCGGTGGGGCTGACGTTTGCCGGGCGGGCCTATGATGATTCGACGTTGCTGCGCCTGGCAGCGGCGTTTGAAGCGACTGGTTCGAAACGACTGGTGCCGCCACGCACGCCAGCACTGGCGGCAGGCAAGTAA
- a CDS encoding polyamine ABC transporter substrate-binding protein, with protein MVTMKRILGATVFGLTLLASAVQAEQRELRVYNWADYILPSVPKDFAAKSNIKVTWDTFDTNESLEAKLLTGNSGYDLVVPSNQFLDTQIKAGVFQKLDKSKLPNWSHQDPALLKLLDANDPGNQYGVPYMVGTVLIGFNPAKVKAALGENAPVDSWDLVFKPENMEKLKSCGVAMLDSPSEILPLALHYLGLDPNSQNPADYEKAKDLMLKVRPYVTYFNSAKYMTDIANGDICVAIGYSGSFYQFGNRAKEAKNGVVVDWRLPKGGAPIWFDTFAIPKSAKNVEEAHEFLNNLLEPKVIASISDFLGYPNANKDSLPLINKEITDNPNLTPTSEALKELYVVQPLPQKLERVRTRVWTSIKSDK; from the coding sequence ATGGTCACGATGAAACGCATTCTGGGCGCTACTGTTTTCGGGCTGACGCTGCTGGCCAGCGCCGTACAGGCCGAACAGCGCGAACTGCGGGTGTACAACTGGGCGGATTACATTCTGCCGTCGGTGCCCAAGGATTTCGCCGCCAAAAGCAACATCAAAGTGACCTGGGACACCTTCGACACCAACGAATCCCTGGAAGCCAAGCTGCTGACCGGCAACTCCGGCTATGACCTGGTGGTGCCGTCGAATCAGTTCCTCGATACGCAGATCAAGGCTGGCGTGTTCCAGAAACTCGACAAGTCCAAGTTGCCGAACTGGAGTCATCAAGACCCTGCGCTACTCAAGTTGCTCGACGCCAACGATCCCGGCAATCAGTACGGCGTGCCCTACATGGTCGGCACGGTGCTGATCGGTTTCAACCCGGCCAAGGTCAAGGCTGCGCTGGGCGAGAATGCGCCGGTGGACAGCTGGGATCTGGTGTTCAAACCGGAGAACATGGAAAAACTGAAATCCTGCGGCGTGGCGATGCTCGATTCGCCGTCGGAAATCCTGCCGCTGGCCCTGCATTACCTGGGCCTGGACCCGAACAGTCAAAATCCGGCCGACTATGAGAAAGCCAAGGACCTGATGCTCAAGGTTCGCCCCTACGTCACCTACTTCAACTCGGCCAAGTACATGACCGACATCGCCAACGGCGACATCTGCGTGGCCATCGGTTATTCCGGCAGCTTCTACCAGTTCGGCAACCGCGCCAAAGAAGCGAAAAACGGCGTGGTGGTCGACTGGCGCTTGCCGAAGGGCGGCGCGCCGATCTGGTTTGATACGTTCGCTATTCCCAAGAGCGCGAAAAACGTTGAAGAGGCTCACGAGTTCCTGAACAACTTGCTGGAGCCGAAGGTCATCGCCTCGATCAGCGATTTCCTTGGCTACCCGAACGCCAACAAGGATTCGCTGCCGCTGATCAACAAGGAAATCACAGACAATCCAAACCTGACACCGACCAGCGAGGCGTTGAAGGAGTTGTACGTGGTGCAGCCGTTGCCGCAGAAACTGGAGCGGGTGCGGACGCGAGTGTGGACCAGCATCAAGTCGGATAAATAA
- a CDS encoding AraC family transcriptional regulator, with translation MPPKGHDKSVRRSIPGLPSLPRPLYGRTESLPNRALTRRHSHPWVQLSYAIQGVLEVQTAVGRFVAPPERAVWIPAGVPHRVFSSPHTEMRSLYIDCSVASWAPERCHVLGVSDLLRELIRAFSQIPVEYDQSGPHGRLAQVILDQLADAPPIDLMLPLPQDSRLRQIYQSLEQHPEQQTTLAHWSEKFGVTEKTLTRLFLRDTGLTFRTWRQRLRLLGALTPLERGERVTDVALACGYDSTSAFIAAFRQQFGETPGEFFR, from the coding sequence ATGCCGCCAAAAGGACACGACAAGAGCGTCAGACGCAGCATTCCCGGGTTGCCGAGCCTGCCTCGTCCGTTGTATGGGCGCACCGAATCGCTGCCCAATCGCGCCCTGACCCGCCGCCACAGTCATCCGTGGGTGCAGTTGTCCTACGCGATTCAGGGTGTGCTCGAAGTGCAGACTGCCGTCGGTCGTTTCGTTGCGCCGCCGGAGCGGGCGGTGTGGATTCCGGCGGGCGTGCCGCATCGGGTATTCAGTTCGCCGCACACCGAAATGCGCAGCCTTTACATCGATTGCAGCGTCGCCAGTTGGGCGCCGGAGCGTTGTCATGTGCTCGGCGTCAGTGATCTTTTGCGTGAGCTGATCCGGGCCTTCAGTCAGATTCCTGTCGAGTATGACCAGAGCGGCCCGCATGGGCGTCTGGCCCAGGTGATCCTCGATCAACTGGCCGATGCGCCGCCCATCGATCTGATGCTGCCACTGCCGCAGGACAGTCGCTTGCGCCAGATCTATCAGAGTCTGGAGCAACATCCGGAACAGCAGACCACCCTCGCGCACTGGAGCGAAAAATTCGGCGTTACCGAGAAAACTCTGACTCGGCTGTTCCTGCGTGACACTGGTTTGACCTTCCGCACCTGGCGCCAGCGCCTGCGTCTGCTGGGCGCGCTGACACCGCTGGAACGCGGCGAACGCGTCACCGATGTGGCTTTGGCCTGTGGTTATGACTCGACGTCGGCCTTTATCGCGGCGTTTCGCCAACAGTTCGGTGAGACGCCGGGCGAATTTTTCCGATGA